The following is a genomic window from Sulfuricurvum sp..
AGCATATATAATATAATGTATATAGACTTCAATAATTTCAGTGAGTTTAAATTTGATTATCATAATGATGAAATCCATTTAAAACATTATATTGCTTTTTTTTTAGGAAGTGAGCTTTCAAAAATATTATATGAATATAAGTTTCCAAAATTTGATGCACAAAAACTACAATCTCAACCATATAAAATTTTCGAGTGCCATGATATCGTATCATCTTCTTCTAACTACACTGAAAATGATATAGTAAAAATTTCAAACTCTTTAACTAAATATGAGTACATACAACTTATACATGATATAGATATTTCCTCTTTTAAGGACTATGAACTCATTGCTATAGCCTATCATAATTGTGAAAATATAAATCATATTTTTCAAATTAGCACAGAAAAAGAATCTATATCATACAAAACAGTAGGGGTGCAATATTTTGTAGAAACACTTAATAAACCTATAAGAATTGATTCTTCCACTACCATTTCTGTGCCTAAGAATAATTTTGCTGATATCAAACCTTTAATGAATAGAAATGATCAAACAGACTTTACTAATAAGTTTTCTGGAGTTTATCTATCTTATTTACTGTTTAAATTAAAAAATAATCATATTTCTGTATCAACAAAACAAATGCAAATCAAAAATGATATAACGTTTTTAATGGAAGAGAGTGTAAAAAAAATCCCTATAATGTTTGACGAGTTAATAGTAAAAAATTCAAATGATAAAGTTGATATAATAAGAGAAGCAGCACTAGCTGTAGAAAAAATCAATCTGAAACTTGCTTATGATTTAATGATGATTGCCCATCAATTAAGACCTAATGGTCCTTTCATCAAAATCAAATTAGATGAGTATCGAATGCAATTAAGTTGATTAATGTTAGTTATTACTTACAAACACCGTAAAAATAAAACTTCCCTTAACTTTTAGTAATCACAACAATCGTTTCGTTACCTATCACGCTTTCTCAATAACTATCGTAACTGATTAATCTTTAACACAAACTCCACTTCTGCTTTGGATAATCGTAGCTCTTTGGCGATACCATCAACATCCATCCCTTGATTGTATCGGCTCACCACTTTTTCATCATCCAATCCACTGATTGAACTTGGGAGGGATAAATTTCGGATACGCTCTTCGAGGTAACGAAGACGATTTTCTGTTTTCTCTTTGTAGGCACTAAACGTCCCCTCAATGTGTCCCAAAGATTCCATAATCGGAATTGAAATTTCATTCATGTTATCCGATGCATGTGCATGATTTGAGTTGATAGCTACATTCTCTTGCAAGGATGCAATCAACTCCATCTCCGCACTCAAACGCTTATCCACTTTATAGAGCTCGCGATGAAGCTCTTCAACTGCATGAGCGATAGAGCGAAGTTTTGCAGTCGTTTCATTCTCCCTATTGATCGAATAATAAATCAACCCCAAGACCAGAGCAGCAATAGCTATAAGTATTATCTCTATCCCTATACTCATTCGAATCCCTTTAGATGTCGAATCATAGCCCGCTCACGCGCTGTCATATAAATACTCCATTCATTTTCATCTTTCACGTGCATACGGATAATTTTAGCTAACGTTGGGGAGATGGCTTCAAAAAATATCGGTGTTTCATGACGTGGCAGTACCGGTAATTCAACTCTGCCATAATAGTGTTTGGCTGGATCTAATAACGGTTCAGAAAGTTCAAAATATTCTAAACCTATTTTTTCAATCATACCGGTTTGTTGCAGTTTTATCCTCTCCGGTGTTTGATTTAAAATCAGTTTTTCCAAACGATCCATTTTACGATAAAGCTCAACGATAAGATGGAGCGTTACAGGATCGCTATCGCTGGTTTCCCCTTTTGCGCGCGCCGTACGAAGCCATTGCCCTATTGCATCATCGTCATGTTCACTGATTGTATTAAACTCTTTTTCAAACATATCTACATTACTCTCTAAGGAGCTAAATACAATATCAATCGATGCGTTCACAAGCCGTACATTATTATTCATACCAATACCTTATCTAAAATTACACATCCAAAAAAGACAAAACCCAAATAGCCGTTAACGGTAAAAAAAGCACGATCGATCTTTGTAAAATCGAGCCGAACCAAATAGTGCTCATATCCTAACATAAGTATCGATAAAAAAACACCACCCCATACGCTTAATCCCAAGTGTGCTTCATAAACAAACAATCCCCAAAATACAATTGTCAATAAATGGAATAGAAAAGAGATTTTTAGTGTAGCACCACTGCCGTATTTTGAGGGGATTGAGTGAAGTTTATTGGTTTTATCAAACTCCATATCTTGCAGGGAATAAAGCAGATCAAATCCTGCTACCCAAAACATAACCCCGATACTGAGCCAAAGTGACCATAGCGGAACAGAGGATAAAACAGCGATAGCCCCCGCCATCGGAGCCAATCCCAACGATATCCCCAAAACGATATGCGCCATTGAGCTAAACCGTTTAAAATAGGAGTAACTGAGCAAAACGATAAGAACCGGTACACTTAGATAAAATGCCATCTCATTCACCATATAGGTTACCCCGATAAATACCAATGCATTAACCAATGTAAAAATTGCGATAGAACTCCCCTCTAATCGCCCATCAACACTCGGTCGGTTGGCAGTACGGGGGTTGTGAACATCATAGGCACGGTCTACATAGCGATTAAACCCCATCGCCGTATTACGTGCACTGATTGCCGCTAATGCCCCTAAAATAAGTAATTTAAATCCAAACCATCCATTCGCCGCAACGATCATAGCGATAAAAATAAACGGGAGAGAAAAAACACTGTGTTGAAACATCACCAACTCATTAAAATCTCTCAACCGTTTCGCAATTCTTTTCACACGTACCCTTTATTTCGCTTAATAGCTTTTATTTTATCGTAAAATCACTTTGTCCTTATAAAAAAGCCTACTTATGAGCCTACTGCTGAAGTAAACCTAGTGTTAACATAGTCAATCGGAATTTTATTCCGATAGCGTTACCTCCTCTAGAGGTTCTCGTGCCCTATAGGGTATAATATAAATATGAAACAATTAGCGATTATCGGCTCAACTGCCTCAGGGAAAAGTGATTTAGCACTCTCACTTGCTCACAAACACAATGCCATTATCCTCTCCATCGATTCGCTCAGTATCTACCGTGAAATCGACATTGCATCGGCAAAACCTTCCAAAGAAGAGCTCGCAAGCGTCTATCATTTTGGAATCGATGTTTTAAAGCCCGATGTAAATGCCACCGTATTTACCTTTATCGACGAATACCACCGTGCAGTAAGTTATGCCCATGCCCACTCTAAAAATCTCATTATCGTCGGCGGGAGCAGTTTTTATCTCAAAAGTATGGTTGATGGACTCTCCTATGTCCCCCCTATTACGGATGAGACAAAAGAGAACGCATCAGTGATGCTTCATAATCTTTTCGACACCTATCAATTTCTTGCAGATATCGATCCGATCAGCATGGATAAAATTACCCCTACAGATGCGTACAGAATCGAAAAAATGCTCCATCTTTATCTCCAAACCTCTACTCCACCCTCTCTATGGTTTAAAGAGCATCCTCCGCAACCGATTATTCACGAGTGCCCTATCCTCAATATAGAGAGCGAACGTTCCTATTTACGTGAACGGATTGGATTGCGTACCCATAAAATGGTTTGTAACGACTTGATCGATGAAGTGGCTGAGCTGGAGCGTCTGTATGGGAGAATTCCCAATAGTATGAAAGCGATTGGCATCATCGAAACATTAGAGTTTTTGGATGGCAAAATTACGAAAAATCAACTAATCGAGGATATTTCAACTCACACGGCTCAACTCGCCAAGCGTCAACAGACCTTTAATGCCCATCAGTTTAAAGAGGTGATAAACGGATCAGTGAAAGAGTTATACGATAGGGCTACAATAACCCTAATGCATCCTTAGCCAATTTTCCCCATGCCGAGTTTTTATCGGCTTTTATACTAGCATTAAAAGAGGAGCGCGCTTCGGTATTATTACCGAGTTTCATAGAGAGTGACCCCATCAAATAGTATTGGCGTGAACGTTTTTCATCGGAGAGCTTCACTCCGTTTAACCCTTTTAAAATTTCTAACGCCTCTTTATTTTTATCCTGATTAATCAACGATTGTGCCAACGTAAATTCAACAAATGGGGATTGTGTCGCTGTTTTAGTCCGTTTTTGTAATGCTATCACTTTTTGTCCGTAAGTTTGAACCATCGCTTCATCTTTACGGCTTAGCCCCAAACTCATCATTTGGGTATAACGTTCTATATCTTTAAAATCGCTCCCAAATACATTTTCACACTCTTTTATATACTGTACCATGTTTACGCTATCACCACTGCGTTGCGCACTGTCAAAAAGGATTCGATAAGCATCATTAAGGGGAGGATTTTGCTGAACACTTAACAATGCACTCAAGTCCCTCCCCCCTGAAAGTGCTTTTTTATATTCTCCAAGGGCAAAATTCATCTTTATCGACCGATAAAGCCATTGTTGACGCGTTGCCATATCTTTGGACTTGATATTTTTACTCACTAATTGTTCTGCAAGGGGAAATTTGCTCATTTTTAAAGCGCACTCAAATGTTAATCCATCCCACTCTGTCGGTAGCTTTATCTGATACATTTTATGCATCGACATTGCCTCTTCGCATTTGCTATTTTGTAAATTTTTCTTAGTTATCTCTATTGCACTTTTACCGATTAATCCGTTAGCATCCGGATAAGCAGTGGTATCGAGTTTATACAACTCATTCTCCATTTTCAATATCTCATCATATTTGCCCTGTTTAAAAAGTAATTGAGCTTTTTTATAAAGAGCTTTATTCCCTATCGAATCGTTTCCGTAACGTTCTATCAATTCATCGTATTTTTTGATACCACTAGTGTTATTCCCATCTTCTTTCTCAAAAAATAACCCATCTTTTTGTCGTTGTACTTCAGTTAAATACTCCCCATAAGGAAAAAGCTTTAGATATTCATTAAAGGCATCAAGTGCTTGATTTTTCTTCCCCGCTTCTGCGTATAAAATTCCTAAATTTTTTAGTAGTTTGCCATGCTCCGGAGATTTATGGTTCACACCTTCAATCAAGCTTTGGGTAATTTTTGCGGCAATAAGGTAATCTTTTCGTCCATCTAAAATATCAATCATTTCTAGTGATTCAGGAGTCACCTTTGTAAAATAGTGGGGATTTACGCGTGCAATTTTATCAATATAGTCACGCGCTTTTTCGGGGGTTTTCCCCCCTATCTCCATCTGCGCTAATTCAAATGCACAAGCAGAGGCTAAATCAACATCTTTCGTTCGAGAAAGTGCTTCTCGATAATATTTTGCCGCCTTAGTGGGGCTACCAACAACTTCGAGATGTTTTGCTTTATAATACATCCCTTTTTGGGCAAATAGCTCACTGGGATGTTCACTAAAGAGTCGGTCATAAAAATAATCCGAATCACTATTTTGTCCCATTTGACTGTAGGCATCTCCTGTGTACGCTAACACCTCAGCCATGTTCGGATCACCCGAATACTGACGTAAAAACTGTTTTGATAGTGGTAACAATCCTTCGTAATTTCCCATCGCATAGTAAGCACGGATTTGGTATAAAATCAATTCATTAGAAAAGATGGTTTTAGGATAATGTTTTAAGATGTCTTGAGCAATGTAAAGTACTTTTGTATAATCACTCGCAGCATACGCTTTTTTAAGATCCATGTATCCGTTAACATCTTCAACATTTTTCATCTTAATTGGATTGCCTTTAAGATCAAGTCCTCCTACATAAGGATATGACTCTTTAGCAAGCTTCATCGGAAGGTTAATACCATTAGATGAACGTTTTTCATTGGGAAGCATCGGAATGGTTTTACTATAGCCGATAATATTCCAATGGTTAACACCTTTTGCATTTGCTGTATAAATCTGAGAATCGTATCGAAGATCAAATCCAACCGGAAAAAGTGCTATTTTAGTTTTAGGGGTAATTATCAATATTGAGGCTGTTTTGGCTAATGTAAAATGGGGATTATTAATATTGGGAAGAGTAGATGAATCGTTCAATGTACATTCAATTCGACTAATTTGATCAAAATCATTTTTTGTTGAAACACAGTTGAAAGGTTTTGTATCACGCAGGTGCAAAATACTGTACGGTTCAGAAGACTCTTTACCGCTTTGGATAGAGATATCTAATGCGAATAAAGGGAGCCAAATGAACAGCAATAAAAAGCGTATCATTTGACCTCCTACAGGTATATATTAATACCCGCTATTATACACAAATAATGTAAGAACTTTAAGAAGTGGATTAACGGCAACCAAAGCGAAGATAGTTACTACCGCAGCAATACCGATAATGGTTTTTAATGATAATGAGGCATTCATTAAATAGTATTTTTGGTACTGTGGAATCGGATCTTTCATAAACATAAAGACAATCAGTTTAAGATAGTAGTACGCTGCAATAGCAGAGTTCAATGCCATAATCAGTGCCAATACAGTATATCCTCCGGTTACCGCTGAACCGATCATATACATTTTACCCAAAAAAAGTCCAAACGGAGGGATACCCGCAAGGGAGAGCATAAATAATCCCATCATCACGGCCGCCATTGGCATTGTATGAACAAGTCCCGCAAATTTCTCGTACGGATGGTCTGAACTTTGACCCGGAAGGAGGTTTTTTTGACGGCTTATCCATAACATAGCAAATGCTCCGAGATTGGTAAAGCTAAAAAGTGCCCAATACAAAAAGAGTCCTGTATTAGATTGGGTTGTACCGATCAAAATAGCCGCCATAACAAAACCGGCATGAGAGATTGAACTGTACGCCAACATACGTTTAACATCACTTTGTACCAATGCCCAAATATTCGATGCCGTCATAGTGACAACAACACCTACGTATAAAATTACTTGAAGCCATACAACACCGCTATGAACCAAAAATTCAAACAGACGCATTGCCACAACAAAAGCTGCAAGTTTAGGGACGATAGACATGTATCCTGCCAATGGCGCAGATGAGCCTTCATAAACGTCCGGTGTCCATGTGTGAAACGGTACCATTGAGAGTTTAAATCCAAATGCAGCAATCATGAAAACTACTGCAGTAAGGACGAAACCGATATTAACGTATTCATCTTTGGCTAGCGTTACGGCTATTTTGTTGATTTCAACTGAACCGGTAATCGCATACAAAATCATCGAACCGAATGCGAAAAAACCTGCAGCTAATGCACCCATAGTGAAATATTTTACCGCAGCTTCAAACGATTTAGATCGGTTATGCAATGCAATCATTGTGTACAATGCCAATGAAGCTGTTTCTAATCCAACGAAAATCAAAATCAAATTATCGGTTGCCACCATAAACTGAAAACCGGCAATCATAAATAAGAAAAGGGCAAAATACTCTGGATAGTGGTATTCATGGAAACGTTTTGAGGTTAATGCTAAAGGGATAAAAAGCATTGAACCACCCACGATAATAATCTGTGAGATGATAGCAAGCCCATCAATCAGCATCATATCAAACATACCGAGTACTGTACCGCTTTTAAGAAAGATTTGTCCGAAATCAATCACAGCGCCCAAATCAAGTAACAAAAATAATAAACTCACCATAACATAAAAAGAACGGTGAAGCCCCTCTTTGAGTAAGTCAATACATAAAATAGCCAAAGCACCTACAATAGCGATAAGCATTGGTGCCATAGTCGAAATATTTAGCGACGCGAGGGAGATAGTAGCCGGCTCTAACATTAGTGCGCCTCCTGTACAGAATTCATGCTATCCGATTGTGTTAAATTCGGAATACGTTTTTGTGCTTCGGGTGTTTGTGCTTTATCATGCATCAATTGTACGATTGCTTCAACACTATTATTAATTGGCTCTAGTACCGGTTTTGGATAGACACCCAACCAAATAGCAATGATAACCAATGGAATAAGACCGTAAAGCTCAGTACGATTTATATCTTTAAGGTTTTTATTCTCTTCCTTAGTAACCGGTCCAAAAAATGCTTTTTTATAGGCAGAGAGCATATAAATTGCCCCTACGATAATCGCTGTTCCCGCCACAAGGGTATAAGAGTGTGATTGTTTATAAAAACCGAGCAAACTCAAAAACTCTCCGACAAAGTTAATTGTTAACGGCAATCCGACCGATGCCATCATCATAATTCCAAAAATAGTTGCGTAGCGTGGCATTACTGATGCCAAACCGCCAAACTCCGACATCAGTTTGGTATGACGTCGATCATAAATAACTCCAACAAGCAAGAAGAGTGCTCCCGATACTACCCCGTGAGCAATCATTAAAAAGACTGAACCGCTGATCCCCTCAACATTAAGGGCGAAAGTTCCGAGGATAATAACCCCCATGTGCGATACAGAACTGTAGGCAACAACTTGTTTGATATCCTCTTGGGCGTATGCTACCATTGCGGTATAGACGATCATAATAATCGCCAATATGGCAATCGGAAACATAAACGCTACCGATGCATCCGGAAATAACGGCAATGAGAAACGGACAAACGCATAAGTTCCCATTTTAAGCAAGATAGCCGCAAGAATCACTGACCCGATAGTAGGTGCTTGACCGTGTGCGTATGGCAACCATGTATGGAACGGGAACATCGGAACTTTGATTGCAAACCCTAAGAAAAAGGCTGCAAAAAGCCACATTTGAAAATTAGCCGGCAAAATTAGGCGATACCACTCTAAAAGAGAGAAACTCCATTGACCTGTCGCTTGAAAGTAAAAATAGGCCATAAACAACATACCGACCAACATGACGAGCGATCCGGTAAACGTATAGAGGAAAAATTTGATCGACGCATAAATACGAAGCGGTCCACCCCATGCACCAATGATATACAACATCGGAATAAGAGAGAGCTCCCAAAAAACGTAAAATACGATTGCATCAAGTGCAGCGAAAACACCGACCATCGTCATCTCTAAAAAGAGTAACGTAATAATCAAATCTTTAATACGACGAGTCTCTGTTAAAGAAGCAATACCAATCATCGTGAAAAACGTTGAAAGGATAATGATAAACAGTGATATACCATCTATCCCGACAAGATAATTAATACCAAACGCTGAAATCAATGGAGCGCTCTCCATAAACTGCATCCCCGATGTCATCGGGTCATACATCTTCCACAGCCATAACGAGAGGAAAAACTCGACAGCCGCTACGGTAATACCGTATGCACGCGCGCTATCTTTGTGAACCACAAATCCAAGCATTGCTGCCAATGCCGGAAAGAAAATCAAAATCGATAAAATATGTTCTTGCATCAAATTCTCCTTACATTGCCCGCATAGTTACTGCGTTATAACCCGCAGTAAATGCAACAGCAAGTACCAATAAAACCACTAATCCGATAACCATCCAGCGTAGCATACTAGAGAGATTCCCATTTTGCATGGTATGTGTGTTTTCACCTGTTTGGTAAATGAGATTTGCAATCCCATCAACCGTTGCATCCACGATTTTCAAATCAAATTGTTTCCATGCAATCTTAGAGAGACGAAGATACGGTTTTGAAAATACTTCATCATAAATTTTTGGGATGTAGTATTGGTTAAATAACAATTGATAGAAAAAACCGGACTCTACTTTTTTATCTACTTTTACCGCTTTTGCGTATTTTTTATACGCATAGGTGATTGCACCGATTACAAACAGTTGTGTCCCGATAGTCATAATCCAAAATGTCATATGATTATGGATATGATAGGTCATAGCCGGCAAAAGCTCACTCACCATCAAATAATACGGGGTTTTAAATACCATCCCCGCAATAACGGCTAAAACAGCTAACGGTGCCATTGCGAAGAGCATAAAGTTATACGCTTCATGCGGATGGATACCGTGTTCGAGATGTCGCTCATCACCGTGGAAAATCAACGCAACAAGACGGAATGAATAGAACGCAGTCAATCCGGCAGTGAGCAACAAGACTGTATAAAGCACATAGTGTTGTTCAACAAATGCTACCTCTAGAATCAAATCTTTAGAGAAGAACCCTGCCAAAGGATAGATACCCGCTAACGCAACCGATGCGAGGGTCATGAGAATCCATGTCCATTTCATCGGTTTTTTCAATCCACCCATTTTAAACGGATCGAGTTCATCGTGCATCGCATGCATTACGTTACCTGCACCAAGGAACAACAACGCTTTGAAAAACGCATGCGCCATAAGGTGGAACAGTGCTACCCAATACGCGCCCAGCCCTGCGGCTACAAACATATATCCGAGTTGAGAGAGGGTAGAGTAAGCGATAATACGTTTCATATCACGGTTGACCAATGCCATGGTTGCGGCAAACATTGCCACAAATGCACCAAGTGATGCGATAACCATTCCCACTTCCGGAATCAAACCGTAAATAGGGTTTGCACGGACAACAAGATAAACTCCGGCAGTAACCATCGTCGCTGCGTGGATAAGAGCCGAAACCGGAGTAGGCCCTTCCATCGCATCAGCAAGCCATGTGTGAAGAGGAAACTGTGCCGATTTACCCATCGCTCCAATAAAGAGGAAGATACCGATCCACGTTACGATATGGATAGGGAGATTAACAATATTAGCAAATACTACATCGTATTGTAATGAACCGAGATTCCAATAAATCATAAAGATACCGATCAACATCGCCAAGTCGGCAATGCGGTTCATAATAAACGCTTCGTTTGCTGCCCATGTTGCTGTTTCTTTGTGATACCAGAAACCAATTAATCCCCATGAACAGAGACCAACTCCTTCCCATCCAATAAAAAGACCTAAGAAGTTGTCACTCATGACAAGTACCATCATAGAGAATACGAACGCTGAAAGCCATGAGAAAAAGCGGTTAAACCCTTTATCATGATCCATATAACCGATAGAATAAACGTGAACAACCGTAGAGACGACGCTCACAACCATCATCATGGTCACACTCACTTGATCGACGACGAATCCAAACGGAATATACAAATCTCCCGTTGCAATCCATGTCATCATCTCAACATGAACCGTATGCCCTGACATTACATAACCTAATAAAATAGCACTGCTTACGAACGAAACAAAAAGCAATCCTGACGCAACTACTCCGGTAAGGAGAGTTTTAGGTGAAGCGCTAAAAAGTGCTGAAAACAGTGAACCCACCAACGGAGCAAACAGTGCAATGTATAAATAAATTTCCATCTCTTATCCTCTCATCGATGTCATTTGATCAAGATCAATCTTGCCGGTACGTTTAAACCAAACGATTAATAGACCCAAACCAACCGCAACTTCTGATGCCGCTATAGCAATAATAAAAAAGGCAAAAAGTTGCCCGGTATAATCGCCGCGATAATGGGAAATTGCTGCCAATGCGACATTAACCGCATTAAGTAAAATTTCGGTAGCGAAAAAAAGCATCAGTAAATTTTTACGACGCATAACCCCAATCAAACCGATTGCAAATAAAACGGTTGAGAGAACCAGATAATGGGTAAGTGTTACTTCCATCAGTGTGCCTCCTCTATTGCTATTTCTTCTGTTGATGATGCAACCATCATCTCAATCTCATCTTCCGCCATAAGGGTTAATGAAGTATCCATTTTTTTACCTGCTAATACGATACCGGCAACCATAGCTACCAAGAGCATCACAGCGGCTAACTCAAACGGAACAAGATATTTTGTAAACAAAACCATCCCTACCGCTTGTGGATTACTTAAAGCAGGAGTGATAGGATACGCCGCTTGAAGATTGCCCGTAACAATCGGTGCAAGGACGATAAAGACCACCAATACTGCTGCCAAAGCGCCAAGAACGATAACAAAACGTGGATTGGTTCTTTTTTCAACAACATTTCGGGTAGTATCAAAGAACATCATCCCAAATGCATACAGTGCCATAACTGCACCGGTATAGACGATGATTTGTATCGCACCCAAAAAATCAGCACCCAAAATAAAGAAGAAAGCCGAAATAAAAATCATACCCGCCGCCATAGAGGTGAGGGCATACAGTGCTTGCGACGTCATCACCGTGATAGTAAACATCACGATGGTAAGCGCTGCAAACAGATAAAAAGCGATTGTTTCAAACATTCTTTTTCTCCTTAATACGCTAAAGGCGTTGATTTAACGCCCTCATTCGGGTTAATAGCACCAAAGCCCGGATACTCTTCTTGCTGACCTGAGGTTAACCAATCAAGCGGTGTGAGCATATCGTCTTTAATAACAAAGTGGGCACGTTGTTCGGAACCGTTTTCATAACGTTGTCCATGTACAATCGCCAGTTCAGGGCACACTTCGGCACAGTATCCGCAGAAAATACAACGACCAAGATTGATACTGTATTCACTAACCTCTTTACGGCTGTTCTCATCGATACGTGTCTCCATACGGATACAATCGGAGATACAGATTTTTTCACACAATCCGCATCCGATACAACGCTCATACCCTGATTCCCATAAACGCAACAGTTTGTGAACTGCACGATAACGTGGGCCGATAGGGAGTTTCTCTTTTGGGTATTGGACAGTGTGAATATCAAATTTAATCATCTCACGCATTACGACCCAAAGACCGACAAACAATTCACCTTTGAGTGAACGTTTAACTACTTGCTTGAATTTATCCCATCCTGTGGTTGGATACTCTTCAATATCGACGTAATAGTAGACTGACGACTCAGTTATATTACGATCATTTAATGGTTCTATATGCATCCATCCCTCCTTAAAACATCATCACAAGACCGGTGATCACAACATTGACCACGGCTATCGGCATTAACACTTTCCAGCACAACCACATCAACTGATCCGGTCGAATATCCGGCCACGCGGCACGTGTCCAGAGGAAAAAGAAGAAGAAAAATGACA
Proteins encoded in this region:
- the mqnP gene encoding menaquinone biosynthesis prenyltransferase MqnP, with product MKRIAKRLRDFNELVMFQHSVFSLPFIFIAMIVAANGWFGFKLLILGALAAISARNTAMGFNRYVDRAYDVHNPRTANRPSVDGRLEGSSIAIFTLVNALVFIGVTYMVNEMAFYLSVPVLIVLLSYSYFKRFSSMAHIVLGISLGLAPMAGAIAVLSSVPLWSLWLSIGVMFWVAGFDLLYSLQDMEFDKTNKLHSIPSKYGSGATLKISFLFHLLTIVFWGLFVYEAHLGLSVWGGVFLSILMLGYEHYLVRLDFTKIDRAFFTVNGYLGFVFFGCVILDKVLV
- the miaA gene encoding tRNA (adenosine(37)-N6)-dimethylallyltransferase MiaA; this encodes MKQLAIIGSTASGKSDLALSLAHKHNAIILSIDSLSIYREIDIASAKPSKEELASVYHFGIDVLKPDVNATVFTFIDEYHRAVSYAHAHSKNLIIVGGSSFYLKSMVDGLSYVPPITDETKENASVMLHNLFDTYQFLADIDPISMDKITPTDAYRIEKMLHLYLQTSTPPSLWFKEHPPQPIIHECPILNIESERSYLRERIGLRTHKMVCNDLIDEVAELERLYGRIPNSMKAIGIIETLEFLDGKITKNQLIEDISTHTAQLAKRQQTFNAHQFKEVINGSVKELYDRATITLMHP
- a CDS encoding tetratricopeptide repeat protein; protein product: MIRFLLLFIWLPLFALDISIQSGKESSEPYSILHLRDTKPFNCVSTKNDFDQISRIECTLNDSSTLPNINNPHFTLAKTASILIITPKTKIALFPVGFDLRYDSQIYTANAKGVNHWNIIGYSKTIPMLPNEKRSSNGINLPMKLAKESYPYVGGLDLKGNPIKMKNVEDVNGYMDLKKAYAASDYTKVLYIAQDILKHYPKTIFSNELILYQIRAYYAMGNYEGLLPLSKQFLRQYSGDPNMAEVLAYTGDAYSQMGQNSDSDYFYDRLFSEHPSELFAQKGMYYKAKHLEVVGSPTKAAKYYREALSRTKDVDLASACAFELAQMEIGGKTPEKARDYIDKIARVNPHYFTKVTPESLEMIDILDGRKDYLIAAKITQSLIEGVNHKSPEHGKLLKNLGILYAEAGKKNQALDAFNEYLKLFPYGEYLTEVQRQKDGLFFEKEDGNNTSGIKKYDELIERYGNDSIGNKALYKKAQLLFKQGKYDEILKMENELYKLDTTAYPDANGLIGKSAIEITKKNLQNSKCEEAMSMHKMYQIKLPTEWDGLTFECALKMSKFPLAEQLVSKNIKSKDMATRQQWLYRSIKMNFALGEYKKALSGGRDLSALLSVQQNPPLNDAYRILFDSAQRSGDSVNMVQYIKECENVFGSDFKDIERYTQMMSLGLSRKDEAMVQTYGQKVIALQKRTKTATQSPFVEFTLAQSLINQDKNKEALEILKGLNGVKLSDEKRSRQYYLMGSLSMKLGNNTEARSSFNASIKADKNSAWGKLAKDALGLL
- the nuoN gene encoding NADH-quinone oxidoreductase subunit NuoN, which produces MLEPATISLASLNISTMAPMLIAIVGALAILCIDLLKEGLHRSFYVMVSLLFLLLDLGAVIDFGQIFLKSGTVLGMFDMMLIDGLAIISQIIIVGGSMLFIPLALTSKRFHEYHYPEYFALFLFMIAGFQFMVATDNLILIFVGLETASLALYTMIALHNRSKSFEAAVKYFTMGALAAGFFAFGSMILYAITGSVEINKIAVTLAKDEYVNIGFVLTAVVFMIAAFGFKLSMVPFHTWTPDVYEGSSAPLAGYMSIVPKLAAFVVAMRLFEFLVHSGVVWLQVILYVGVVVTMTASNIWALVQSDVKRMLAYSSISHAGFVMAAILIGTTQSNTGLFLYWALFSFTNLGAFAMLWISRQKNLLPGQSSDHPYEKFAGLVHTMPMAAVMMGLFMLSLAGIPPFGLFLGKMYMIGSAVTGGYTVLALIMALNSAIAAYYYLKLIVFMFMKDPIPQYQKYYLMNASLSLKTIIGIAAVVTIFALVAVNPLLKVLTLFVYNSGY
- a CDS encoding NADH-quinone oxidoreductase subunit M; the protein is MQEHILSILIFFPALAAMLGFVVHKDSARAYGITVAAVEFFLSLWLWKMYDPMTSGMQFMESAPLISAFGINYLVGIDGISLFIIILSTFFTMIGIASLTETRRIKDLIITLLFLEMTMVGVFAALDAIVFYVFWELSLIPMLYIIGAWGGPLRIYASIKFFLYTFTGSLVMLVGMLFMAYFYFQATGQWSFSLLEWYRLILPANFQMWLFAAFFLGFAIKVPMFPFHTWLPYAHGQAPTIGSVILAAILLKMGTYAFVRFSLPLFPDASVAFMFPIAILAIIMIVYTAMVAYAQEDIKQVVAYSSVSHMGVIILGTFALNVEGISGSVFLMIAHGVVSGALFLLVGVIYDRRHTKLMSEFGGLASVMPRYATIFGIMMMASVGLPLTINFVGEFLSLLGFYKQSHSYTLVAGTAIIVGAIYMLSAYKKAFFGPVTKEENKNLKDINRTELYGLIPLVIIAIWLGVYPKPVLEPINNSVEAIVQLMHDKAQTPEAQKRIPNLTQSDSMNSVQEAH